In Pseudomonadota bacterium, the genomic stretch CGGGTAGCCCAATAGCAGGCAATATACCGTCACCTGCAAGGAAATTTCGAGGGTGCGCAGGAACAACTTCACGTGGATGCGACGCTGCTCGGGCTGCATCACGATCGAGCCGTCGGCGAGTTGTTTGCGGTCGAGTGCGTTGGCGTAGTAACCGACCGTGAAGGTGCGCGATGCCGCTTTCATCGCTTGCCACACTTCGATGTCGGCCCACTTTTTCTTGACGGCGACGAGGCTGTCCTTGAACGGCGCCTCGAGTCTTGCCGCGCGCCGCGCCGAGGACGTGAACAGCGAGCGGGCACCGCTGAGCTCTCGGTTCACGCGGGTGGCGACCTTGCCTATGGTCTTTTTCTTGCGCGTCTCGACAAGGTCCTGTACCAGGGCTGCATATTGCGCCTCGGTCGGTTCGGTCGACCCGTCCCAGTCGGCGAGCGCCGCCGTCGTGTTCGGCATCTCGGTCGCGAACAGGTCGTCGTGAAAGCCTTTGGCCAGAAACCAGCCAATCGGCGATATGAAGAACACCGCCAGGAAGATCAGCAGCGGTGACACCAGCAGGAACGCGTCCAACTTGCGCCGAAACATCGCGCGCGCCAAGCGCGCCTTCAACGGGGTGCCGTCGGCAGCGAGTACAGGCGAAGGGGCGGTGTCGCTCATGGGATCCCTGGGCAGTGGATGGGAGCCGGGCAAGTGCCCGGCCCCATCGGTCAGCTCGTCGAGCTTAGAGCGCGAGCCACGCGTTGAAACGCTCGTTCAACTCGTCCTGGTTGTCTGCCCAGAACTCGAAGTCGTTGACCAGCGCATTCGCGAGGTTGGCTTCGGCGGTCGGCATGTGCGGTGCCATCTCGGTCTTGCCGTCGTTGTAGAGACCAACGAGGGCACCGGAGGACTTGCGTGCCGGACCGTAGGCGATCCAGGTAGCCTGATCCGCCAGGCGCTGGGTGTCGGTCGAGAACGCGATGAAGTCCATGGTGGCTTCCATGTTCGGCGCACCCTTGGGGATGACCCACAGGTCGAAGTCGAGGATCTGACCGTCCCAGTTCACTTCGAAGGGCTGACCTTCGCCCGCTGCCGCGTTGAAGATGCGGCCGTTGTAGGCGGTGGTCATGACCACTTCGCCGTCGGCCAGCAGCTGGGGCGGCTGTGCACCGGCTTCCCACCAGACCACTTCGCTCTTGATCGAGTCAAGCTTGGCAAAAGCGCGGTCGACACCTTCGGGCGTTGAGAGCAGGTCGTAGACTTCAGCCGCGGGCACGCCGTCGGCCATCAAGGCCATTTCGAGGTTGGCCTTCGGGTTTTTGCGGATGCCGCGCTTGCCCGGGAATTTCTCCAGGTCGAAGAAATCGGCAATGCCTTCAACGCCGGACGTCTTGCTCGTGTCGTAGGCGAAGATGGTTGACCAGACGATGTTCGACACCGCGCACTCGGGCAGAGCGCCTGCGATGAAGTCATCGGCCGCTGATGTGCCGTCCGGCGCTGCCGGCAGAACGGAGTGGTCGATCGGCTCGAGCAGGCCTTCGTCACAGCCGCGGACCGCGTCGGAGTATTCAACGTCGACGACGTTCCACTTGACGTTGCCGGCTTCGACCTGCGACTTCACTTCAGACAGACCACCGTTGTAGTCCTCGGAGATGATGGTGTTGCCGGTCTTGGCCATCCAGGGCTTGTGGTAGGCCTCGACCTGCGACTTGGTGTAGGCACCACCCCAGGACACGACCGTGATGGTGTCGGCGGCCTGCGCTGCGGTGGCCGCAGTGATCGCTGTCGCGACGCCAAAGGCGAGTTGTTTCAGTTTCATGGTAATTTCCATCCGTTTTCTGCCCTCGGTAGGTGTGTGACGAGCAGGTCCCCGGGGCTCGGACACGGCTCGGTTTATAGCGATGTCGCTAAATCAGATCGAGCGCGCGGCAGTCCTCGCGCTCCCAGGTCAGGTGAACGGTCTCGCCGACGTTGAGTCGAGCGTGACCCGCCGCGTTCGGCACCTTGACGATGAACTCGTTGTGTCCGTGCACGTCCATGCGGCAGCGTATGTGGTCGCCGAGGTAGATCAGTTCGAGTACGCGCGCACTGACCGCGTCCGGCGTGCTCTCACTGCCGATGCTGACGCGTTCGGGCCGGATCGACAGCAGGCTGCGCTCACCGACGCCGCCGCAGTTGACCGCCAGGGCCTTGCAGGTGGCGCCGTCGTCGAACTGCACGGTTGCGGTGTCGTCGTCGATCGCGATGATCTGCCCGCCGAGCTTGTTGTTCTCGCCGATGAACTGCGCACAAAAGGAGTTCTCGGGGCGCTCGTAGAGGGTTTCGGGATCGGCGAGCTGCTGAATGACGCCGTCGTTGAAAACGGCAATCCGGTCTGACATCGTCAGGGCTTCGGACTGATCGTGCGTCACGTAGACGACTGTCACGCCGAGGTTTTCGTGGATGTGCTTGATCTCGTACTGCATCTGCTCGCGCAGTTGCTTGTCGAGTGCGCCGAGTGGCTCGTCCATCAGCACGAGTTCGGGGTCGAACACAAGCGCGCGCGCAACTGCGATGCGCTGCTGCTGACCACCGGACAGCTGCGCCGGGCGGCGGTTGCCGAACGGACCCATCTGCACCATGTCGAGCGCGCGTTTGACCTTGGTCTCGATCTCGGACTTCGACTGGCCGCGCACCTGCAGTGGGAAGGCGAGGTTTTCGTTCACTGACATGTGCGGAAACAGCGCGTAGTTCTGAAACACCATCCCGATGCCGCGCTTGTGCGGCGGGATGTTGTTGATACCGCGCCCACCGAGTTTGATCTCGCCGTGGGTCGCGGTTTCGAAACCCGCGAGCATCATCAGACAGGTGGTTTTGCCGGAGCCCGAGGGTCCGAGCATCGTGAGGAACTCGCCCCGTCCGATCGCGAGGTTCAAATCCTTAACGACAAGGGTCTCGCCGTCGTAACTCTTCTGGACACGTTCGAACTCGACGAATGTGTCGCCGCTTGGGCCTGAGGTCATGTACGCGGGACGCTCTTTCGGAAGTGTGGTCTTCGCACCGGCGCGGGGTCTGACTGCCGGTCAATGGCCCGATTCGAGCACACATGCACGGTTTGAATCAAGGGTCGGCCACCGATTGGTTCAGCGATTCCAACGCGTCCTGCTCGGTCAACCACTTCTGTTCCAATTCGGCGATCTCGGCTTTCAGTGCGGTGTCCCGGGCACCGAGTTCGGCGACCTGACTGCTGTCACCGGTGCTGTACAGGGCCGGGTCGGCCAACGCCCGCTGGACCTCGGCCCGCTCCGATTGTACGGCTTCCAAACGCCGCTCGATGTCGGCGATGCGTTTGGTTAACGGTTGCAGTGCAGCGCGCCGGCGAGCCGCCTCGCGCCGCTCCTCGCGCCGGGAGCCGGCCGCCGGGTGTGCCGTCGCCGTGCGTGGGTTGGCCCGTTGGCCAAGCCACTGCGCGAAGGCGTCGAGGTCGTCGAGCCAGGGCGCGCACCGCCCCGCGTCCACCAGCAGGAAGTCGTCGCAGCAGCTGCGCAAGAGGTGGCGGTCATGGGAAATCAGCACGACCGCACCGGCGAAGTCCTGCAGCGCCAGCGCGAGTGACTCGCGGGCCATCAGGTCGAGGTGGTTGGTCGGTTCGTCGAGCAGCAGCAGGTTGGGCGCGCGGTAGATCACGCAGGCCAACGCCAGTCTCGCGCGCTCCCCGCCGGAAAACGGCGCGACCGGCCCGAGCGCGCTGTCCTGGCCGAAGCCGAAGCGGCCGAGGTAGTTGCGGATGTCGGCCTCGCGTGCCGCGGGGTCGAGCCGGGCGATGTGCTGCACCGGCGTCTGGTCGTCGCGCAGTTGCTCGAGCTGGTGCTGGGCAAAGTAGCCGATGTCGCAGTGCATGTGCTGCTCGCGGGTGCCTGCACTGAGCTGCACGGTGTCGACGCCGGCGAGTGCCTTGATCAACGTGGACTTGCCCGCCCCGTTGGCCCCGATCAGGCCAAGGCGATCGCCAGACCCGATCCGCAGCGTGAGGTCCGACAGCGTCGTGGCGTCCGCGTACCCCACACTGGCGTCGTGCAGGCTGAGCAGGTGTTCGGGCAGCTTGACTGGCGTGTCGAACGCGAAGTTGAAACCGCTGCTGACCTGCGCGGCGGCGATGTCCGGCAGCTTGGCCAGCGCCTTGAGCCGGCTCTGCGCCTGGCGCGCCTTGGTGGCCTTGGCACGAAAGCGGTCGACGAAAGCCTGCATGTGGGCACGCTGCCGCGCCTGGCGCTCGCGCGCGTGCGCCAACTGGGCGTCCTGCTCGGCGCGTTGGCGTTCGCACTCGCTGTAGTTGCCGGTGTAGAGGCGGAGGCTGCCTTGCTGCAGGTGGGCGACGCGGTCGACCGTGGCGTCGAGGAACTCGCGGTCGTGCGAAATCAACACGAGCGCACCCGCGTAGCGTTGCAGCCACCGTTCGAGAAAGACGATGGCGTCGAGGTCGAGGTGGTTCGTGGGTTCGTCCAGCAACAGCAGGTCGGAGGGGCACATCAGCGCGCGGGCGAGGTTCAGCCGCACGCGCCAGCCGCCGGAAAAATCCGCCACCGCGCGGTCGCTGTCCGCCGGTTCGAAGCCGAGCCCACTGAGCAACTGCGCGGCGCGGGCCTCGGCATCCCAGGCGTTGTGGGCGTCGAGTTGCGCGTGCCAGTGTGCCTGTGCCGCGTCGTCGCCTGCCGCCACGGCGTCGGCCAGGCGCGCCTGCACCTGACGCAGGTTCGCATCGCCGTCGAGGGTGAAGTCCAGCGCGCTGCGCTGCACGGCGGGGGTGTCCTGCGCCACGTGTGCGATCACCCAGTCGGGCGGTATGCTGAGCGACCCGGAATCCGCTTCGTGAGCGCCCAGCATGGTGGCCAACAACGTGCTCTTGCCCGACCCGTTCTCACCGGTGAGCCCCATGCGCTGGCCGGCATACAGCTCGAATGTCGCCGCGTGGATGAGTTCGCGCGGACCGCGTCGGATGCACAGGTTGTCAGCGCGGATCATGGTGGAGCGGGGTGTCGTCCGGGCGGGGAATGCCGCAAGCATACGGACTGGTTTGCGCCCGGTCGAGGCGTGCACCGCGGCACCTGGGCCAACGGCGGTGGTGCCGTGTCGCTGACCGTCGTCGGGGTGGTGGAGTCGCCGTTCCCGAGCAAATTCGCGGTGCCGAGGCAGAGCGGGTTTTCCGAGCGCGTCACGTCGTTCATCCGCATTGAGCCCGACTGGCGCGACGCACTCCACGGCCTCGACGGCATCAGCCACCTCTGGGTGCTGTTCCAGTTTCACCAGATCGGGTCGGCGCGCGCGGCGACCCGGGCGCGGCCACCGCGGCTCGGCGGCAACCGCCGCCTCGGGGTGTTCGCGACCCGCGCCACCCACCGCCCGAACGGCATTGGCCTGTCGGTGGTTCGCATCGCGTCGCTCGAGCCCGCCGGCGTGCATGTCTGCGGGCTGGACGCGGTCGACGGTACCCCGGTGTTGGACCTCAAACCCTACCTGCCGTGGGCGGATGCACCGGCCGGCGCGCACAACGCAGTGTCCCCCGCCCCCCCCGACACCCGCCGTGTCCGGTTTGTGGACGACGCCCTGGACCGGCTCCATCGCCTCGACCCGGTCGCCGCCGCAGGCCGCCGCGCGCTGCTCGAAGACGTGTTGCGCTTCGAGGCCCGCCCGGCTTACCAGCGTCAGGCCGAGCGCGTCTACGCCACCGAGATTGCCGGCCTGCGCGTGCGCTGGCGCTACCCCGAGGCGGGTGTGGTCGAGGTGGTCGCAATCGAGGACGCGGACCCGCGGACGGCATCCGTCTGACCGGCTGGCCCGTGCAGAGGTGGCCAGCTGGCAACCCGGCGCGCCCGCTGCGCTCTGATACCATGAACTGTTTGGGTCGCTCACCGACGCCGCGCGGCCCAGTGTCTTCGGAGACTGTGATGAACGCGAGAGCCAGCCGGGTCTGGGTGTTGGCCGTAATGGCACTGAGCCTGGTCACCGGGTGTGCGACGACCTACTACAGTGTGTGGGAGACGCTGGGCTACCAGAAGCGCGATATCCTCAAGACCCGCGTTGAGCGGGCGCGCGACAGCCAACAGCAGGCCTTTGACCGCTTCGAGGCGGTTGCGCGTGCCTCGGCACCGCTGGCGAGTGCACTCGACGGCACGGTCGACACCGCCGGGCAAGTCCAGAGCCTGCGTGTCGCCTACCGCAACGCGGCGCGGACCGCCTCGACCGTGCGCGCCCACATCGACCAGGTGGACGATGTCAGCCAGGCGCTGTTCAGTGAATGGGAGGCAGAGCTGATCAACACCGCGAGTTCGACACAGCGCTCCAATGACCACCAGGAGCTGGCCGAAACGCGTCAGGCCTACAACAGCCTGATCGGCGCGATGCGCGGTGCCGAGGCCGGCATCGCGCCTGTGCTCAGCACGGTCGAGGACAGCATGCGCGGGCTCGACGCCGTCGACGGCGAGTTGACGGCATCCCAGGTCTCGGGCTTTCTGTCCTTGCAGGGTGACCTTGAACGCCTGACCGGGGACCTGCAGCGCTCGATAGACGCCGCCACGCGCTTCGCCGAGCGCCTCGAGCGCTAGCGAGTCGGCGGCGTGTTTCTTTGGAACATCGTCGGCGCACTGGTCGGGTACCAGTTTTCGGGCAGCTGGATCGGGGCGGTGGTCGGTTGGTTTCTCACGTCCCTCATCGCCCGATCCGTTGTCGGCAAGCCGACCGGGACCGCGCGGGCAGGTGTCGGCGCGGGGCAGGGGTGGCGTCCCGGCGTGGGTCGTGCTCGGCCGGGTGAGAGCCGGCAGCGCGTGTTCCTCGAGACGGTGTTCCAGCTCATGGGTCGGCTCGCCAAGGCCGACGGGCGCATCTCCGAACGGGAAGTGGCCCACACCGAGGCGTTCATGGCACAGCTGGGCATGTCGGCCGAGCGGCGGCGGGAAGCGATCTCGCTGTTCAAGCAGGGGGCCGATCCGCAGTTTGATGTCGATGTGGCGCTCGAGCGCTTTCAGCGCGCGGTGGGCCGCTCGCCGCACTTGCGCCAGCTGTTGTTGGTGTACCTGATGGACGTCGCGTTGGCCGACGGCGAGTTCAAAGGCCCGGAGGAGCAGTTGCTGCGGCGCATCGGCGCCGACCTCGGATTCTCGGCCTTCGCGCTCGAGCAGCTCATTGCCATGACCCGCGGACAGGATCACTTCGGTTCGCGAGCCGGCGGCGCTGGGGGCGGAGCGCGGGGCGTGTCCGGTTTGGATGCGGCCTACCAGGCGCTCGGTGTGAAGCCCGACGACAGCGACAGTGTGGTCAAACGGGCCTACCGGAAACTGATCAGCGAATTCCACCCCGATAAATTGATCGGTCAGGGGGTGCCCGAGGACATGGTGCAGGCCGCCACCGAACGCTCGCAGGAGATTCAGCGGGCCTACGATGTGATCAAGGATGCGCGCGGGCTCTGAGGGCGAGCCCGATCGACGGCGCGGCCCGGCTCGATACGGCACGGGCCGCCCGTGATCACGACGCTGGCTTTTGCCAACTACCGCTCGCTGCGCCAGCTGGTGTTGCCTCTGGCGCCCTTGACGGTGGTGACGGGCGCGAACGGCACGGGCAAATCGAACGTCTACCGTGGCCTGCGTCTGCTCGCCAGTGCCGCGTCAGGCGGCCACCGGAACGGCTTGATTGCCGGTCTCGCCAACGAGGGCGGCTTGCAATCGGTGTTGTTCGCCGGCCCGGAGCAGGGCGGTGCGGCCTTGCACAAACGGGGGCTGCCGGTGCAGGGCACGGTGCGACGCGATCCGGTTCGGGTGAAGCTCGGTTTCGCGACAGCCGCCACGGAGCACACGCTGGGCTACGCGCTGGAGCTCGGTGTGCCGGTGCCGGGTGCGCTCGGGCCGACGGCGTTCGCGCTCGACCCGGAGATCAAATACGAATCGGTGTTTCACGGGCCGCTGTTGCGGCCTGCCGGCACCCTGGTTGAGCGCACCGGGCCGATGGCCCGCGCGCGTCAGGGCCGGCGCTGGCAGGTGGTGGCGCCGTCGCT encodes the following:
- a CDS encoding ABC transporter ATP-binding protein, which gives rise to MTSGPSGDTFVEFERVQKSYDGETLVVKDLNLAIGRGEFLTMLGPSGSGKTTCLMMLAGFETATHGEIKLGGRGINNIPPHKRGIGMVFQNYALFPHMSVNENLAFPLQVRGQSKSEIETKVKRALDMVQMGPFGNRRPAQLSGGQQQRIAVARALVFDPELVLMDEPLGALDKQLREQMQYEIKHIHENLGVTVVYVTHDQSEALTMSDRIAVFNDGVIQQLADPETLYERPENSFCAQFIGENNKLGGQIIAIDDDTATVQFDDGATCKALAVNCGGVGERSLLSIRPERVSIGSESTPDAVSARVLELIYLGDHIRCRMDVHGHNEFIVKVPNAAGHARLNVGETVHLTWEREDCRALDLI
- the djlA gene encoding co-chaperone DjlA gives rise to the protein MFLWNIVGALVGYQFSGSWIGAVVGWFLTSLIARSVVGKPTGTARAGVGAGQGWRPGVGRARPGESRQRVFLETVFQLMGRLAKADGRISEREVAHTEAFMAQLGMSAERRREAISLFKQGADPQFDVDVALERFQRAVGRSPHLRQLLLVYLMDVALADGEFKGPEEQLLRRIGADLGFSAFALEQLIAMTRGQDHFGSRAGGAGGGARGVSGLDAAYQALGVKPDDSDSVVKRAYRKLISEFHPDKLIGQGVPEDMVQAATERSQEIQRAYDVIKDARGL
- a CDS encoding ATP-binding cassette domain-containing protein → MIRADNLCIRRGPRELIHAATFELYAGQRMGLTGENGSGKSTLLATMLGAHEADSGSLSIPPDWVIAHVAQDTPAVQRSALDFTLDGDANLRQVQARLADAVAAGDDAAQAHWHAQLDAHNAWDAEARAAQLLSGLGFEPADSDRAVADFSGGWRVRLNLARALMCPSDLLLLDEPTNHLDLDAIVFLERWLQRYAGALVLISHDREFLDATVDRVAHLQQGSLRLYTGNYSECERQRAEQDAQLAHARERQARQRAHMQAFVDRFRAKATKARQAQSRLKALAKLPDIAAAQVSSGFNFAFDTPVKLPEHLLSLHDASVGYADATTLSDLTLRIGSGDRLGLIGANGAGKSTLIKALAGVDTVQLSAGTREQHMHCDIGYFAQHQLEQLRDDQTPVQHIARLDPAAREADIRNYLGRFGFGQDSALGPVAPFSGGERARLALACVIYRAPNLLLLDEPTNHLDLMARESLALALQDFAGAVVLISHDRHLLRSCCDDFLLVDAGRCAPWLDDLDAFAQWLGQRANPRTATAHPAAGSRREERREAARRRAALQPLTKRIADIERRLEAVQSERAEVQRALADPALYSTGDSSQVAELGARDTALKAEIAELEQKWLTEQDALESLNQSVADP
- the tsaA gene encoding tRNA (N6-threonylcarbamoyladenosine(37)-N6)-methyltransferase TrmO → MHRGTWANGGGAVSLTVVGVVESPFPSKFAVPRQSGFSERVTSFIRIEPDWRDALHGLDGISHLWVLFQFHQIGSARAATRARPPRLGGNRRLGVFATRATHRPNGIGLSVVRIASLEPAGVHVCGLDAVDGTPVLDLKPYLPWADAPAGAHNAVSPAPPDTRRVRFVDDALDRLHRLDPVAAAGRRALLEDVLRFEARPAYQRQAERVYATEIAGLRVRWRYPEAGVVEVVAIEDADPRTASV
- a CDS encoding ABC transporter substrate-binding protein, whose translation is MKLKQLAFGVATAITAATAAQAADTITVVSWGGAYTKSQVEAYHKPWMAKTGNTIISEDYNGGLSEVKSQVEAGNVKWNVVDVEYSDAVRGCDEGLLEPIDHSVLPAAPDGTSAADDFIAGALPECAVSNIVWSTIFAYDTSKTSGVEGIADFFDLEKFPGKRGIRKNPKANLEMALMADGVPAAEVYDLLSTPEGVDRAFAKLDSIKSEVVWWEAGAQPPQLLADGEVVMTTAYNGRIFNAAAGEGQPFEVNWDGQILDFDLWVIPKGAPNMEATMDFIAFSTDTQRLADQATWIAYGPARKSSGALVGLYNDGKTEMAPHMPTAEANLANALVNDFEFWADNQDELNERFNAWLAL
- a CDS encoding ABC transporter permease, which translates into the protein MSDTAPSPVLAADGTPLKARLARAMFRRKLDAFLLVSPLLIFLAVFFISPIGWFLAKGFHDDLFATEMPNTTAALADWDGSTEPTEAQYAALVQDLVETRKKKTIGKVATRVNRELSGARSLFTSSARRAARLEAPFKDSLVAVKKKWADIEVWQAMKAASRTFTVGYYANALDRKQLADGSIVMQPEQRRIHVKLFLRTLEISLQVTVYCLLLGYPIAYLLATLPNRTSNLLMILVLLPFWTSILVRTTAWIAMLQSQGVLNDLFVFFGVAADEARFSMIYNKLGTLIAMTHILLPFMVLPLYSVMKGIPPSYVRAAKSLGATNWTAFWRVYAPQTVPGIGAGAILVFIVAIGYYITPALVGGQDGQMISNFIDFHMRRSLNWNLAAALGTVLLGVVLILYWVYDRIVGIDNMKLG
- a CDS encoding DUF2959 family protein, yielding MNARASRVWVLAVMALSLVTGCATTYYSVWETLGYQKRDILKTRVERARDSQQQAFDRFEAVARASAPLASALDGTVDTAGQVQSLRVAYRNAARTASTVRAHIDQVDDVSQALFSEWEAELINTASSTQRSNDHQELAETRQAYNSLIGAMRGAEAGIAPVLSTVEDSMRGLDAVDGELTASQVSGFLSLQGDLERLTGDLQRSIDAATRFAERLER